One Nitrospira sp. DNA window includes the following coding sequences:
- a CDS encoding Integral membrane protein, which yields MGEDLRGKSPLCVDLDGTLIKSDLLWESLLALLKQGPLLCFLLPFWLLKGKAHFKHEIARRVTLDVATLPYQQELVEFLSGERRAGRELALATASHVTFARAVAAHLGLFDDRVFGSDASVNLKGSRKVALLVERYGARRFAYAGNSTADLPVWAEANEAIVVNAPAGLVNRAQALTTVSRVFNEPVEWLKLLAKALRVHQWAKNVLVFVPVVASHQITNQTLMLQAGLAFLSFSLSASSVYILNDCLDLGSDRRHPRKRNRPFASGKLSIPFGLLLAAGCLVLGALLALALPQLFWFVLAGYLFLTTGYSFYLKQFVLVDVIVLAQLYTVRVYGGGAATGVIPSHWLLTFSLFLFLSLALVKRFTELRLMSQADGKELHGRGYRVMDLEYISSIGSASGLLAVLVLALYISSKEVLVLYSHSEILWLVCPMMLYWICRIWMLAYRNKMDDDPVVFAVRDPKSYVMAAMIGAILLLAK from the coding sequence ATGGGTGAGGATCTCCGAGGCAAAAGCCCTCTCTGTGTCGACCTTGATGGGACCCTCATCAAGAGCGACCTCCTGTGGGAATCCCTGCTGGCTCTGCTCAAGCAGGGTCCGCTCTTGTGCTTTCTGCTGCCCTTCTGGCTGCTGAAGGGAAAAGCCCATTTCAAGCATGAGATTGCCCGCCGAGTGACGCTTGACGTCGCGACCCTTCCCTATCAGCAAGAACTGGTCGAATTTCTCTCCGGTGAGCGCCGAGCCGGCCGAGAACTGGCCTTGGCCACCGCCAGTCACGTCACGTTTGCGCGAGCGGTCGCGGCCCATCTCGGACTGTTTGATGATCGGGTGTTCGGCAGTGATGCCTCGGTCAACCTCAAGGGTTCGCGCAAGGTCGCGCTCCTGGTCGAGCGATACGGCGCCCGCCGGTTCGCCTATGCAGGAAACTCAACGGCCGATCTGCCGGTGTGGGCCGAGGCGAATGAAGCGATCGTCGTCAATGCGCCTGCCGGATTGGTGAATCGTGCCCAGGCGCTCACCACGGTCAGCCGGGTCTTCAATGAGCCAGTGGAATGGCTGAAGCTGCTCGCCAAGGCCTTGCGTGTGCACCAGTGGGCTAAGAATGTGCTGGTATTCGTCCCGGTCGTCGCCTCCCATCAAATCACCAACCAGACTCTGATGCTGCAGGCGGGGCTGGCCTTTCTCTCCTTTAGCCTCTCGGCTTCTTCCGTCTATATTCTCAACGATTGTCTCGACCTGGGGTCCGACCGTCGGCATCCCAGAAAAAGGAATCGTCCATTTGCATCGGGCAAACTCTCTATTCCATTTGGACTCCTGTTGGCGGCGGGGTGTCTGGTTTTGGGTGCGTTACTGGCCTTGGCGCTTCCGCAATTGTTTTGGTTCGTGCTGGCCGGCTATTTGTTCTTAACGACCGGCTATTCGTTCTACTTGAAGCAATTCGTGTTGGTGGACGTAATCGTGCTGGCTCAGCTCTATACCGTGCGGGTCTACGGCGGCGGAGCCGCGACCGGGGTGATTCCTTCCCATTGGCTGCTGACTTTTTCGTTGTTTCTGTTCCTGAGCCTTGCGCTGGTCAAACGGTTTACCGAACTCAGGCTCATGAGCCAGGCCGACGGTAAGGAGTTGCATGGACGCGGCTATCGGGTAATGGATCTCGAGTATATTTCGAGCATTGGTTCAGCGAGCGGCCTTCTGGCGGTGCTGGTGTTGGCGCTGTACATCAGCAGCAAGGAGGTGCTGGTGCTCTATTCCCATTCGGAGATCCTATGGCTAGTCTGCCCGATGATGTTGTATTGGATCTGCCGGATCTGGATGTTGGCCTATCGGAACAAGATGGACGACGATCCGGTCGTGTTCGCCGTTCGGGACCCCAAGAGCTATGTGATGGCGGCGATGATCGGCGCCATTCTCCTCCTCGCGAAGTGA
- a CDS encoding Glutaredoxin-like protein, giving the protein MADPIEEEIQKEIKANKILIYGKGTKTMPMCGFTRETMHFFEKYGYPYEVIDVLSQPAKREALTRLTNWPTLPKVFIDGQFYGDTDILDPMEAKGEVVPLLKKAFGTQ; this is encoded by the coding sequence ATGGCTGACCCGATCGAAGAAGAGATCCAAAAAGAAATCAAAGCCAATAAGATTCTGATCTACGGCAAGGGGACGAAGACCATGCCGATGTGTGGGTTTACCAGGGAAACCATGCATTTTTTTGAGAAATATGGCTATCCCTATGAAGTCATCGACGTGTTGTCGCAGCCGGCCAAGCGTGAAGCGTTGACCAGGTTGACGAACTGGCCGACTCTCCCCAAGGTGTTCATCGATGGTCAATTTTACGGTGATACGGACATTCTGGACCCGATGGAAGCCAAGGGCGAAGTGGTGCCTCTGCTGAAGAAGGCGTTCGGAACCCAGTAA
- a CDS encoding BolA family protein, translated as MISDESVTAFIRQLFPDAVVTVIDKTGTRDHLIVRVTSNGFVGKNLLDRHRMVYQALAAPMKDGRIHALEITAKTKDEAK; from the coding sequence ATGATTTCCGACGAGTCCGTGACAGCCTTCATCCGTCAGCTGTTTCCTGACGCAGTGGTGACCGTGATCGACAAGACCGGGACGCGGGACCATTTGATCGTGCGGGTGACCTCGAACGGGTTCGTCGGCAAGAATCTCCTAGACCGGCACCGCATGGTGTATCAAGCGTTGGCCGCTCCGATGAAAGACGGCCGTATTCATGCCTTGGAAATTACCGCCAAAACCAAGGATGAAGCCAAATAG
- a CDS encoding response regulator receiver modulated diguanylate cyclase — MGEFKSGFFMSESSCNGRVLVVDDEPDIRKVVRMTLQKAGYEVIEAENGEKAIEAINTGENRLLLDVLICDIRMPKINGVEAIAYFQQEWPRVPIIVLTGFPDTDMATSFLRSGVVDYLVKPVEGEKLRTAVARAMEQRELARL; from the coding sequence ATGGGAGAATTCAAATCTGGCTTCTTCATGAGTGAGTCGAGCTGCAACGGTCGTGTGCTCGTCGTCGATGATGAACCGGACATTCGCAAAGTCGTCCGCATGACCTTGCAGAAGGCCGGGTACGAAGTGATCGAGGCGGAAAACGGTGAAAAGGCCATTGAAGCCATCAATACCGGCGAAAACCGGTTGTTGCTGGACGTCCTCATCTGCGACATCCGCATGCCGAAAATCAACGGCGTCGAAGCCATTGCCTACTTCCAACAGGAATGGCCGCGCGTGCCGATCATCGTCTTGACCGGCTTCCCGGACACCGACATGGCCACCTCGTTTTTGCGGAGCGGCGTCGTCGACTACCTGGTGAAACCGGTCGAGGGAGAAAAGCTGCGCACGGCGGTGGCCAGGGCCATGGAACAACGGGAACTGGCTCGGCTGTAG
- a CDS encoding integral membrane sensor signal transduction histidine kinase, protein MNNSPTKIAIVGAGKGGIAVLELLHQIPGVEIVGIADKNPDAPGLKRARDLNVQVAEQVQDLIRNHGVTLIMDVTGDPAMGPLIHASKRPGSEVLSGAATRLLWNLVQHQSKLEAELFQADKLAGIGSFAAGIAHDINNPLQLILGLAENLTDEQDLDAVHEQARDIVEAVKRTSAICRDLTRYARRNAAGDTTPVNLNMKMDEALRIARYAVALQDITVVKRYADQPTVIGNPDELLHVFVNLITNAIQAMNNRGTLTLQTTVGPDGEVSASVSDTGCGIPKEAFSKIFEPLYTTKPPGKGTGLGLYNVMSVISKMEGHICVESDVGVGTTFRIEFSQVQPTMSGAAL, encoded by the coding sequence ATGAACAACTCTCCGACTAAAATCGCCATCGTCGGCGCCGGAAAGGGCGGGATCGCAGTTCTGGAACTCCTCCATCAGATCCCGGGCGTCGAAATCGTCGGCATTGCAGACAAGAATCCCGACGCCCCGGGCCTCAAGCGGGCGCGCGACCTGAACGTGCAAGTCGCCGAACAGGTTCAAGACCTCATCCGGAATCACGGCGTCACCCTCATCATGGATGTGACCGGTGACCCGGCGATGGGGCCGCTCATTCATGCTTCCAAGCGCCCCGGCTCCGAGGTCCTGAGCGGAGCCGCCACCAGACTCTTGTGGAACCTCGTCCAACACCAATCGAAATTGGAAGCCGAGTTGTTCCAGGCCGACAAACTGGCGGGGATCGGCTCCTTCGCCGCCGGCATCGCCCACGACATCAACAACCCGCTGCAGTTGATCCTCGGACTCGCCGAGAACCTGACGGATGAACAGGACCTCGACGCCGTACACGAACAGGCGCGCGACATCGTCGAAGCCGTGAAGCGCACCAGCGCGATCTGCCGCGACCTGACCCGTTACGCGAGGCGCAACGCCGCCGGCGATACCACGCCCGTCAACCTCAATATGAAAATGGACGAAGCGCTGAGAATCGCCCGCTATGCGGTCGCGCTTCAGGACATTACGGTCGTCAAACGGTATGCCGACCAGCCCACCGTGATCGGAAACCCCGACGAACTGCTGCACGTCTTCGTCAACCTGATCACGAACGCGATCCAAGCCATGAACAACCGCGGCACGTTGACGCTGCAAACCACCGTCGGGCCGGACGGAGAAGTCAGCGCCTCGGTCAGCGACACGGGATGCGGCATTCCCAAGGAAGCGTTCTCGAAGATCTTCGAACCGCTGTACACGACGAAACCGCCCGGGAAGGGCACGGGATTGGGATTGTACAATGTGATGTCGGTGATCTCGAAGATGGAAGGTCACATTTGCGTCGAAAGCGACGTCGGCGTCGGCACGACCTTCCGGATCGAATTTTCACAAGTTCAGCCGACGATGTCAGGCGCAGCCCTATGA
- a CDS encoding Periplasmic sensor signal transduction histidine kinase encodes MTTASSPLSKANGWGLKRKLIVSMLLVGVVPLLLGLGMAFLQGSKEIQVVSGESFQALATEAARKLDLLVAEEVARTSRITVHPDIVRELEHRRDALQTPDKSPTHIALARQRAGWEAKDPAVVKALTENSTALLLQGFYVGAHSEPDQLLPQVVRAATKKLFITDVQGNLFAALSTKPDFGHANNEWWKGTYNKGVGQLFIEDLHFDDQANAYVFSISLPIMDSLRYEVVGVLHRVIDAKEFFSPSTHPIRFGKTGHVMLIDSRGIVLSCPILPTGVRLSDPTLIPQVTLRQPGWVTADSDGHGGSGTAIIGFAPLPETSRATNGSLELGAWHTFVWQSSDELFAPIRHLMLWMVILALVALGLLATLGYLAASRIVTPVRRLQEAARLIGRGELREPIQIRTGDELEELAVEFNRMHAQLETAFAGLNTQVEEKTQEVQYLQKSTDQVLDAVPTPIIMVDQQNRVQYMNRASREALDTNGSDWSARSLFDLLPIDHGHREALQRDLRLVDQGVPRDSPLSDPALAPKEARDPLAPALGHASSSKRHELTIGNHVYHYEWFPLESRSGAGKRFGLVLRDTTDESRLQDQLIQAEKSGSLDVLTAGIGHELNNPLFGILGLGEAIQEEVDLARAKSYAQDIVDHGRKMAAIIRDFTGMAARESKNQRVPVDVTAQLEQALMIIQTSHDCLGVNVQKHYVTLPPVTALPDQLRLVFINVLTNAIQAMGGRGDLWLSTEEQGGVITIKIRDNGPGIPKQHLGKVFDPFFTTKGQGEGSGLGLTVAQRLIKKFGGEIRLESPEGQGTTCIITLPTDKAGVRKEESCISS; translated from the coding sequence ATGACGACCGCCTCGAGCCCCCTCTCAAAGGCCAACGGATGGGGACTGAAACGCAAGCTGATCGTCTCTATGCTGCTGGTCGGCGTGGTCCCTCTCCTGCTCGGCCTCGGCATGGCCTTTTTGCAAGGTTCGAAAGAAATCCAGGTCGTCAGCGGCGAAAGTTTCCAGGCATTGGCCACGGAGGCGGCCCGCAAGCTGGACCTGCTCGTGGCGGAAGAGGTGGCGCGAACCTCCCGCATTACGGTCCATCCGGACATCGTCCGTGAGCTGGAACACCGGCGCGACGCGCTGCAGACCCCCGACAAAAGCCCCACGCACATCGCACTGGCCCGGCAGCGGGCAGGCTGGGAGGCGAAGGATCCCGCCGTGGTGAAAGCGCTCACCGAGAATTCCACCGCCCTCCTGTTGCAGGGCTTCTACGTCGGGGCGCACAGCGAGCCCGACCAGCTCCTGCCCCAGGTCGTCCGCGCCGCCACCAAGAAGCTCTTCATCACGGATGTGCAGGGAAACCTCTTTGCGGCCCTCTCGACGAAACCCGACTTCGGCCATGCGAACAACGAGTGGTGGAAGGGGACCTACAACAAAGGGGTCGGCCAGCTCTTCATCGAAGACCTCCACTTCGATGACCAGGCCAATGCCTATGTGTTCAGCATTTCGCTTCCGATCATGGACAGCCTCCGTTATGAAGTGGTCGGCGTCCTCCATCGCGTGATCGATGCCAAGGAATTTTTCTCTCCCTCGACCCATCCCATTCGATTCGGCAAAACCGGCCATGTGATGCTGATCGACAGCCGGGGCATCGTCCTCAGTTGTCCCATCCTTCCTACCGGCGTTCGCCTCTCGGACCCGACGCTCATCCCCCAAGTGACCCTGCGCCAGCCAGGCTGGGTGACGGCCGACAGCGACGGGCACGGCGGCAGCGGCACGGCCATCATCGGGTTCGCCCCGCTTCCGGAGACCAGCCGCGCCACGAACGGTTCCCTGGAACTGGGCGCCTGGCATACCTTCGTCTGGCAGTCTTCCGACGAACTCTTCGCGCCGATCCGGCACCTCATGTTGTGGATGGTGATCCTTGCCCTGGTCGCGCTCGGGTTGCTCGCCACCCTGGGGTATCTCGCCGCCAGCCGAATCGTCACTCCGGTCCGCCGGCTGCAGGAAGCCGCGCGACTCATCGGACGCGGAGAGCTGCGCGAACCGATCCAGATCCGCACGGGGGATGAATTGGAAGAGCTGGCGGTCGAGTTCAACCGCATGCATGCCCAACTGGAAACCGCCTTTGCCGGGTTGAACACGCAGGTCGAAGAAAAAACGCAGGAAGTGCAATATCTCCAGAAATCCACCGATCAGGTCCTTGACGCCGTACCGACCCCGATCATCATGGTCGATCAGCAAAACCGGGTTCAATATATGAATCGTGCGTCACGGGAGGCCCTCGATACCAATGGAAGCGACTGGTCCGCGCGCTCGCTCTTCGACCTGCTGCCGATAGATCACGGCCACCGCGAGGCCCTGCAACGGGACCTGCGGCTGGTCGATCAGGGGGTTCCGAGAGACTCTCCCCTCTCCGATCCGGCCCTCGCTCCGAAAGAAGCGCGCGACCCGTTGGCCCCGGCCCTCGGCCATGCATCCTCTTCGAAGCGCCACGAACTGACGATCGGCAATCATGTCTATCACTACGAATGGTTCCCGCTGGAAAGCCGCAGCGGCGCGGGGAAGCGGTTCGGACTCGTCCTGCGCGATACCACCGATGAAAGCCGGTTGCAGGACCAGCTGATTCAAGCAGAGAAATCCGGCAGCCTCGACGTCCTGACCGCCGGCATCGGGCATGAACTCAACAACCCGCTCTTCGGCATTCTCGGCCTGGGCGAGGCGATTCAAGAAGAAGTCGATCTGGCCCGCGCGAAGAGTTATGCGCAGGATATCGTCGATCACGGCAGGAAGATGGCGGCGATCATCCGCGACTTCACCGGGATGGCGGCGCGTGAATCGAAAAACCAACGGGTGCCGGTGGATGTCACCGCCCAGTTGGAGCAAGCCCTGATGATCATCCAGACCTCGCATGATTGCCTGGGGGTCAATGTCCAGAAACATTATGTGACACTGCCCCCTGTGACGGCGCTCCCGGACCAACTTCGGCTGGTCTTCATCAACGTCCTCACCAATGCCATCCAGGCTATGGGAGGCCGGGGCGACCTGTGGTTGAGCACGGAGGAACAGGGCGGCGTGATCACCATCAAGATCCGGGACAACGGGCCGGGCATTCCCAAGCAACATCTCGGCAAAGTCTTCGACCCGTTCTTCACGACGAAGGGACAAGGAGAGGGTTCCGGCCTCGGCCTGACCGTGGCGCAACGGCTGATCAAGAAATTCGGCGGGGAAATCAGGCTGGAGAGTCCCGAAGGACAGGGCACGACCTGCATCATCACCCTGCCGACGGACAAGGCAGGGGTGCGGAAGGAGGAGTCATGCATTTCATCCTGA
- a CDS encoding multimodular transpeptidase-transglycosylase, whose translation MRGSLVLVGVALLAAGIVASYGLYLSASLALPAGDEHPPRLIYGAPFLLKPDLDIASSHLIERLNRLGYRAIETAVHAPGEYRLAPAEIDIYLHEFPDLHFRPSPIRLTLEQGRVLKVLSIEHGDELFPAYLEPQLISGLRGASRQVREWVPYDDMPARFIDVLLAIEDRRFFSHPGIDPVAVARAVWTNVVRGTVIQGGSTITQQLAKNLFYSPQRTLGRKLKESIAALVLEAKYRKKAILESYLNEIYLGQVGSVSIYGVGEAAHRYFGKPVAALSLEETALLVGMIKGPNTYSPLRNPVPAKQRRDVVLGRLHEQGLLSDDDWKQATATPVRVMPPQETLADAPFFIDYLLRQVEETTGAPLPDGVRVYTTLDPVLQRLATQAVGDGLAKLETAYPALTDRADPVQGALVAVDPTTGSILAMVGSRDYRTSQFNRAVQARRQPGSLFKPLVYLAALDARRELAGGPPITAATLIVDEPVTFESGAGVWSPQNYDHRFHGAVSLRTALEQSLNVPAVKIAQSVGTKRILQTAQRLGIRSPLADNLSIALGTSAVSLLEMTSAFGALAHEGLVIAPTALQTVMTAEGIPAWRHTPERHQAVSPQAAYVVTSLLKGVVERGTAVKAKAMGLRGIVAGKTGTTDGYRDAWFVGYTPELVVGTWVGFDGEEALHLTGAQAALPLWVDFMRQIQPAASRDFVMPPAVVTRDIDPQTGQLATSRCPQRSAELFIDGTEPSIYCEVHGSGFWERLKRSFGFS comes from the coding sequence GTGCGAGGGAGCCTGGTTTTGGTCGGCGTCGCCCTGCTCGCTGCGGGGATTGTGGCGAGTTATGGATTGTACCTGTCGGCCAGCTTGGCCTTGCCCGCCGGCGACGAACATCCCCCTCGCCTGATCTACGGCGCGCCGTTTCTGCTGAAACCGGACCTTGATATCGCCTCCTCGCATCTCATCGAACGGCTCAATCGGCTCGGCTATCGCGCCATCGAGACGGCGGTGCATGCGCCTGGTGAGTATCGCCTCGCTCCCGCCGAAATCGATATTTATCTGCATGAGTTTCCCGACCTCCATTTCAGGCCGTCGCCGATCCGTTTGACCCTCGAACAAGGGCGGGTCTTGAAGGTCCTGTCGATCGAGCACGGCGACGAGTTGTTCCCTGCCTATCTGGAACCGCAGCTGATCAGCGGCTTGCGCGGGGCCTCGCGGCAGGTGCGGGAATGGGTGCCGTACGACGACATGCCGGCCCGGTTCATCGATGTGTTGTTGGCCATCGAGGATCGCCGTTTTTTCAGCCATCCCGGCATCGATCCGGTCGCCGTGGCCAGGGCTGTGTGGACGAACGTGGTGCGGGGTACGGTCATTCAGGGCGGCAGTACGATTACGCAGCAGCTGGCGAAAAATCTGTTCTATTCCCCGCAACGCACCCTGGGAAGAAAGCTCAAGGAGTCCATCGCCGCGCTGGTGTTGGAGGCGAAGTATCGCAAGAAGGCCATTCTCGAAAGTTACCTCAACGAGATCTATCTCGGGCAGGTCGGGTCCGTCTCGATCTACGGGGTGGGGGAGGCAGCCCATCGGTATTTCGGGAAGCCTGTAGCCGCGCTCAGCCTGGAGGAAACGGCCTTGTTGGTGGGGATGATCAAGGGGCCGAACACCTATTCGCCGCTCAGAAATCCCGTGCCGGCCAAACAACGCCGCGATGTGGTGTTGGGACGGCTCCACGAACAGGGGCTCCTGAGCGACGACGACTGGAAACAGGCGACGGCGACACCGGTCCGGGTCATGCCGCCGCAAGAGACATTGGCCGATGCGCCGTTTTTCATCGACTACCTTCTGCGACAGGTCGAGGAGACGACCGGTGCACCGCTTCCGGACGGCGTCAGGGTCTATACGACGCTCGACCCTGTGCTGCAACGGCTGGCCACGCAAGCGGTGGGGGATGGCCTCGCCAAGCTGGAAACCGCCTATCCGGCGCTGACGGACCGCGCCGACCCGGTGCAGGGCGCGTTGGTTGCGGTCGATCCCACGACCGGGTCCATTCTCGCGATGGTGGGCAGTCGCGACTATCGAACCAGCCAATTCAACCGTGCCGTGCAGGCCAGGCGCCAGCCCGGCTCGTTGTTCAAGCCCCTGGTCTACCTCGCGGCGCTGGACGCCCGCCGCGAATTGGCCGGCGGGCCGCCGATCACGGCGGCGACGTTGATCGTCGATGAACCGGTGACGTTCGAGTCGGGCGCCGGGGTGTGGTCGCCCCAGAACTATGACCATCGGTTCCACGGCGCGGTGTCGCTGCGGACGGCGTTGGAACAATCCCTGAACGTGCCGGCCGTGAAGATCGCGCAATCCGTCGGGACGAAACGAATCCTCCAAACGGCGCAACGTTTGGGCATCCGCAGCCCGCTGGCCGACAACCTTTCCATCGCCTTGGGCACGTCCGCCGTGTCGCTTCTGGAGATGACCTCGGCATTCGGAGCCCTCGCGCACGAGGGCCTGGTCATCGCTCCGACGGCGTTGCAGACCGTCATGACGGCGGAAGGGATTCCGGCCTGGCGCCATACGCCCGAGCGACATCAGGCCGTATCTCCGCAAGCGGCCTATGTCGTGACGTCGTTGCTCAAGGGGGTTGTGGAGCGCGGAACGGCGGTGAAAGCGAAGGCGATGGGCCTTCGAGGCATCGTGGCGGGGAAGACCGGCACGACGGACGGGTACCGCGATGCCTGGTTCGTCGGCTATACCCCGGAGTTGGTCGTCGGAACCTGGGTGGGATTCGATGGTGAAGAGGCGCTGCACCTGACCGGGGCGCAGGCCGCGCTGCCGCTCTGGGTGGACTTCATGCGGCAGATCCAGCCGGCCGCCTCGCGCGATTTTGTGATGCCGCCGGCCGTCGTCACGCGCGACATCGATCCCCAGACCGGTCAACTGGCCACCTCGCGTTGTCCGCAACGGTCGGCGGAATTATTTATCGACGGCACGGAGCCCTCGATCTACTGCGAAGTGCACGGCAGCGGATTCTGGGAACGGTTGAAACGGAGTTTTGGTTTTTCCTAG
- a CDS encoding membrane protein involved in aromatic hydrocarbon degradation, with product MTTTPPFDVSGSHCMQMPTVVQGRRDDGSPRRPWNRAEISIARQLILWSTLGIALAANPAAVSAGSFQIFDHSASAAGQASAFTAQADDASAGYYNPAGMTQLRGVQFSAGTTLIGGGFSFQNAAGTQVNGDLRGSVALPPPSNFYVTANLKHLGIGSSDSATVGLAVFNPFGTLTRWPDSGPFATATTKAAFELIDIRPSVAFRPLPDLAIGLGADIYTFSGIFGEGQVERQFRWPGGLGIPAGTGMELNGRDTAAGFNASLLYTALRNEDGLPLANIGLIYRSQATLHLDGQLLAGGNLIADARTTFVVPQVLTGGVAIWPVRNREREWKLELDIDYTGWKSVRNLDTTLSNGLTIATPANWSSGYTVMIGTEHKWLKPDPLPDWDIALRAGYWHSQKAIPDQTFNPAIPDGDHHAISTGIGFMCREKGRFLGIIPCGGSDKAFSPKGFGIDLAYKAVLYESRTIAGNLNPTVNGTYHTTLHVGSLNLRVNF from the coding sequence ATGACCACGACGCCACCATTCGATGTCAGCGGCTCCCACTGTATGCAAATGCCTACAGTGGTTCAGGGGCGCCGAGACGACGGCAGTCCTCGTCGGCCCTGGAACCGGGCCGAAATCTCCATCGCGCGCCAGCTCATCCTCTGGAGCACACTCGGCATCGCACTGGCGGCAAATCCGGCGGCGGTGTCGGCGGGGAGTTTTCAGATCTTCGATCACAGCGCCTCAGCCGCGGGCCAAGCGTCGGCGTTCACCGCACAGGCGGACGATGCCTCGGCCGGGTACTACAACCCGGCGGGCATGACCCAGCTTCGCGGGGTCCAGTTCTCGGCCGGCACGACGCTGATCGGGGGCGGGTTCTCATTTCAAAATGCCGCGGGCACGCAGGTGAACGGCGATCTTCGCGGCAGCGTCGCACTTCCTCCCCCTTCGAACTTCTATGTGACCGCCAACTTGAAGCACCTCGGCATCGGGTCGTCCGACAGCGCGACCGTCGGCCTGGCGGTCTTCAACCCGTTCGGCACCTTGACCCGCTGGCCGGACAGCGGTCCCTTTGCCACCGCCACCACCAAGGCTGCGTTCGAATTGATCGACATTCGCCCCTCCGTTGCCTTCCGGCCGCTCCCCGACCTAGCCATCGGGCTGGGGGCCGATATTTACACTTTTTCCGGAATCTTCGGTGAAGGGCAAGTTGAGCGGCAGTTCCGCTGGCCTGGAGGGCTCGGGATCCCGGCAGGGACCGGCATGGAACTGAACGGACGCGACACTGCAGCCGGCTTCAACGCCAGCCTGCTGTATACGGCGCTGCGGAACGAAGACGGCCTTCCCCTCGCCAACATCGGTTTGATTTACCGCAGCCAGGCCACCCTCCATCTCGACGGGCAATTGCTTGCCGGCGGTAATCTCATCGCAGACGCCCGCACCACCTTCGTGGTCCCGCAGGTCCTCACCGGCGGCGTCGCCATCTGGCCTGTCCGCAATAGGGAGCGCGAGTGGAAATTGGAATTGGACATCGACTACACCGGCTGGAAATCGGTTCGCAATCTGGATACGACGCTCTCGAACGGCCTCACCATCGCCACTCCCGCCAATTGGAGCAGCGGCTATACGGTCATGATCGGGACGGAACACAAGTGGCTCAAACCAGACCCCTTGCCGGACTGGGACATCGCCTTGCGCGCCGGGTACTGGCATTCACAAAAGGCGATCCCGGACCAGACATTCAACCCTGCCATACCGGACGGCGACCACCATGCCATCTCCACCGGAATCGGCTTCATGTGCCGGGAAAAGGGTCGCTTCCTTGGCATCATTCCCTGCGGAGGATCGGACAAGGCCTTCAGCCCCAAGGGATTCGGCATCGATCTGGCTTACAAAGCGGTGCTGTATGAATCCAGAACCATCGCCGGCAATCTGAATCCGACCGTGAACGGGACCTACCACACGACGTTGCATGTAGGCTCCCTGAATCTGCGCGTGAATTTTTGA